A genome region from Gadus macrocephalus chromosome 15, ASM3116895v1 includes the following:
- the LOC132473009 gene encoding lymphoid-specific helicase-like gives MADVTCSKEGARSVSPQCPKPDESEVPLGTATETQPSPPVEGVKTENDSSGGMITKEMEEEEKKLTEKSEEMDKEMIEKARESIVRDSHDMRFKRLQHLLEKSNIYSKFLLTKMEQQQQEEKAKKEKQQKKSKKVK, from the exons ATGGCAGATGTGACATG TTCAAAGGAAGGAGCTCGGAGTGTGTCCCCGCAGTGTCCTAAACCCGACGAGTCGGAGGTGCCCCTTGGCACCGCCACGGAGACCCAGCCGTCTCCACCTG TTGAAGGGGTAAAGACAGAGAATGATTCCTCTGGTGGTATGATCACAAAAgaaatggaggaagaggagaagaagttGACAGAAAAATCCGAAGAAATGGACAAGGAGATGATTGAAAAG GCCCGTGAGTCCATTGTACGGGACTCCCACGATATGCGCTTCAAGAGACTCCAGCATCTGCTTGAGAAGAGCAACATCTACTCCAAGTTCCTGCTGACTAAAATGGAGCAGCAGCAACAAGAG gagaaggccaagaaagaaaagcaacaaaaaaagtCTAAGAAGGTAAAATAA